In a genomic window of Mycolicibacillus parakoreensis:
- a CDS encoding WhiB family transcriptional regulator — MTSTIAAGTVPPRGFVPACAADPERWTTHPDEGAKALCRACPARWLCAREAWETPGAQGLWAGVEIPESGRGRDFALRKLRSLAEYGGTPVRPGYRSRRIAALASMLAS, encoded by the coding sequence ATGACGTCAACGATCGCCGCCGGTACCGTCCCGCCCCGCGGTTTCGTGCCCGCCTGCGCCGCCGATCCGGAGCGCTGGACCACCCACCCCGACGAGGGGGCCAAGGCGCTGTGCCGGGCCTGCCCGGCCCGCTGGCTGTGCGCCCGGGAGGCCTGGGAGACCCCGGGGGCCCAGGGGCTGTGGGCGGGGGTGGAGATCCCCGAGTCCGGCCGCGGGCGCGACTTCGCCCTGCGCAAACTGCGTTCGCTGGCCGAATACGGGGGCACGCCGGTGCGGCCGGGATATCGTTCTCGACGTATCGCCGCCCTGGCCAGCATGCTGGCGTCCTAG
- a CDS encoding FHA domain-containing protein: MSERSFPAPAPTLAVQIGAERHLLAPANGPVVIGRDPDAAVHLRDDRISRSHVRLEPQVDGWQAIDTSTNGIFVDGVQRSSVFITAPLTIHLGDARGIPVRFTPGSPMEVTGISAGISAAAGAADRTEVVSRTAEVSAEYDQVDPAVARAGRAVAARRRELDITQRSLARDKIINAGTLISFEKGRSWPRRGTLAKLEEILQWAPGTITEIRNGAVPDEDRETTEAVTDSVRAPLMAEAVELAMHTINTAVADLPEPSDPGFTPKITAVLADLRKLEAVAANAARNAKGTPSVVLALSTVRRRYHELMLRAVQAPTATLGQRLYAVRDQADLSVQETANAADLPAETIVDAEADREIGQGAVTTLENLIAQLSIS; the protein is encoded by the coding sequence ATGAGTGAGCGGTCGTTCCCGGCCCCGGCGCCGACGCTGGCGGTTCAGATCGGAGCCGAGCGCCATCTGCTCGCCCCGGCCAACGGTCCGGTGGTGATCGGTCGCGACCCCGATGCCGCGGTCCACCTGCGCGACGATCGGATTTCACGCTCCCACGTGCGCTTGGAACCCCAGGTCGACGGCTGGCAGGCGATCGACACCAGCACCAACGGCATCTTCGTCGACGGGGTGCAACGCAGCTCGGTGTTCATCACCGCCCCGCTGACGATCCATCTCGGTGATGCCCGCGGCATCCCGGTGCGGTTCACCCCGGGCTCTCCGATGGAGGTCACCGGCATCAGCGCCGGCATCAGCGCTGCCGCCGGGGCGGCCGACCGCACCGAGGTGGTCTCGCGCACCGCGGAGGTCTCCGCCGAATACGACCAGGTGGATCCGGCGGTCGCGCGGGCCGGGCGCGCGGTGGCCGCGCGCCGCCGCGAACTCGACATCACCCAGCGCAGCCTGGCCCGCGACAAGATCATCAATGCCGGCACCCTGATCTCCTTCGAGAAGGGGCGCAGCTGGCCACGACGGGGCACGCTGGCCAAACTCGAGGAGATCCTGCAGTGGGCGCCGGGCACCATCACCGAGATCCGCAACGGCGCTGTGCCCGACGAGGATCGCGAGACCACCGAGGCGGTCACCGACAGCGTGCGGGCCCCGCTGATGGCCGAGGCCGTGGAATTGGCGATGCACACCATCAACACCGCGGTCGCCGACCTGCCCGAGCCGTCGGATCCGGGATTCACCCCGAAGATCACCGCGGTCTTGGCCGACCTGCGCAAGCTGGAGGCCGTGGCCGCCAACGCGGCGCGCAACGCCAAGGGCACCCCGTCGGTGGTGCTGGCGTTGAGCACCGTGCGCCGTCGCTACCACGAGTTGATGCTGCGGGCGGTGCAGGCCCCGACCGCCACCCTGGGCCAGCGGCTGTATGCGGTGCGCGATCAGGCCGATCTCAGTGTGCAGGAGACCGCCAACGCCGCCGACCTGCCGGCGGAGACCATCGTCGACGCCGAGGCCGACCGCGAGATCGGCCAGGGCGCGGTGACGACGCTGGAGAACCTCATCGCCCAGCTGTCGATCAGTTAG
- a CDS encoding neutral zinc metallopeptidase: MNEHRGARSRVVQAVLAVGAALVLAGCTSYLPGTAVSMMYDPFFVGGLPVSDGPSGPRADAPDPVGTVRNTDDGEIDRLAVLSINDIEGYWREHYPEYFAGEFVPVATLVSYDSTDRRSPKICGAKTYNEPNALFCPPKNLMAWDRGQLFPAGQKYFGDMAVTGVLAHEYGHAVQHMADLNDERTPGIVLEQQADCFSGVYIRWVAEGSSPRFTVSTGDGLSHLLAGLIAMRDPVLTPRTERLLLEKYGHGTALDRISAFQMGFDSGPRGCRGIDLQEIRERRGDLPMALQPDSTGSLQSGEIDIDEDTLQTLLGVLAEIFPLAEPPSLAFDAPGCADARPSPPASYCPATGVIAVDLPTLQRMGQPADTDQRVLVQGDDTALSVVMSRYMLAVQQQRGLSLQSPRSAMLTACLTGVAHREMAAPGRELTISAGDIDEAVAGLLTNGIVASDVNGGVIPAGFTRITAFRSGVVGNADRCFARFAN, translated from the coding sequence ATGAACGAACACCGCGGTGCGCGGAGCCGAGTGGTCCAGGCGGTGCTCGCGGTGGGCGCGGCACTGGTGCTGGCCGGTTGCACCAGCTATCTGCCGGGCACGGCCGTGTCGATGATGTACGACCCGTTCTTCGTCGGGGGGCTGCCGGTCAGCGACGGCCCCAGTGGCCCGCGCGCCGATGCCCCCGATCCGGTTGGCACGGTGCGCAACACCGACGACGGTGAGATCGACAGGCTTGCGGTGCTGTCGATCAACGACATCGAGGGCTACTGGCGCGAGCACTACCCGGAGTATTTCGCCGGTGAGTTCGTGCCGGTCGCCACCCTGGTGTCCTACGACTCCACCGACCGGCGCAGCCCGAAAATCTGTGGCGCCAAGACCTATAACGAACCCAACGCGCTGTTCTGTCCGCCCAAGAACCTGATGGCCTGGGACCGCGGCCAGCTGTTTCCCGCCGGGCAGAAATACTTCGGCGACATGGCGGTCACCGGGGTGCTGGCACACGAGTACGGTCACGCGGTCCAGCACATGGCCGACCTCAACGACGAGCGCACCCCGGGCATCGTGCTCGAACAGCAGGCCGACTGCTTCTCCGGGGTCTACATCCGCTGGGTCGCCGAGGGCAGTTCGCCGCGGTTCACGGTGAGCACCGGCGACGGGCTGAGCCACCTGTTGGCCGGGTTGATCGCGATGCGCGACCCGGTGTTGACCCCGCGCACCGAACGCCTGCTGCTGGAGAAGTACGGCCACGGCACCGCACTGGACCGCATCAGTGCCTTTCAGATGGGATTCGACAGCGGTCCGCGCGGATGTCGCGGCATCGACCTGCAGGAGATCCGGGAGCGCCGCGGTGATCTGCCGATGGCGTTGCAGCCGGACTCCACCGGAAGCCTGCAAAGCGGTGAGATCGATATCGACGAGGACACCCTGCAGACCTTGCTCGGGGTGCTCGCCGAGATCTTCCCGCTGGCTGAGCCGCCGAGCCTGGCGTTCGATGCGCCGGGGTGTGCCGACGCCCGACCGAGCCCGCCGGCGTCCTACTGTCCGGCCACCGGCGTCATCGCGGTCGATCTGCCCACGCTGCAGCGGATGGGCCAGCCCGCCGACACCGACCAGCGGGTGCTGGTGCAGGGCGACGACACCGCGCTGTCGGTGGTGATGTCGCGCTACATGCTCGCCGTGCAGCAGCAGCGGGGTCTGTCGTTGCAGTCACCGCGCTCGGCGATGCTCACCGCGTGCCTGACCGGGGTGGCCCACCGTGAGATGGCCGCCCCGGGCCGGGAACTGACGATCTCGGCCGGCGACATCGACGAAGCGGTGGCGGGGCTGCTCACCAACGGCATCGTGGCCAGCGACGTCAACGGCGGGGTGATCCCGGCGGGGTTCACCCGCATCACCGCGTTCCGCTCGGGGGTGGTCGGCAACGCCGACCGGTGTTTCGCGCGCTTCGCTAACTGA
- a CDS encoding DUF4333 domain-containing protein codes for MSLAMAAAILLLGFWKPGYFVSTRLDIDEVAAGVQRILADDATGYGLAAATVTSCNGGRSPTITVGLSFTCEVSVDGAPRTVVVTIEDAEGTYGVSAPR; via the coding sequence GTGAGTCTGGCGATGGCCGCGGCGATCCTGCTGCTCGGCTTCTGGAAACCCGGCTACTTCGTCAGCACCCGACTCGACATCGACGAGGTGGCCGCCGGTGTACAGCGCATCCTCGCCGACGACGCCACCGGCTACGGCCTGGCGGCCGCCACCGTGACGTCGTGCAACGGCGGGCGGAGCCCCACGATCACCGTCGGGCTGAGTTTCACCTGTGAGGTCAGCGTCGACGGGGCGCCGCGCACGGTGGTGGTCACCATCGAGGACGCCGAGGGCACCTACGGGGTGAGCGCACCGCGATGA
- a CDS encoding DUF4189 domain-containing protein, whose translation MAKAAFRRQAAAVVASLASVAGMTLAVAPAANAASYWGAIAYSGSTGSGGRAWDHPTQASANNMALSYCGYTDCTVLVSFTECGAVARNSNYMHGGYGPTLQAAMNDAQSHVPGGWILSWQCN comes from the coding sequence ATGGCAAAGGCTGCTTTCCGACGGCAGGCCGCCGCCGTTGTGGCGAGTTTGGCGTCGGTGGCCGGGATGACCCTCGCCGTGGCGCCGGCCGCCAACGCCGCCAGCTACTGGGGCGCGATCGCCTACTCCGGTTCCACCGGATCGGGAGGTCGGGCCTGGGATCATCCCACCCAGGCGTCGGCGAACAACATGGCGCTGAGCTACTGCGGATACACCGATTGCACCGTGCTGGTCAGCTTCACCGAATGTGGTGCGGTGGCCCGCAACAGCAACTACATGCACGGTGGCTACGGACCGACGCTGCAGGCGGCGATGAACGACGCGCAGAGCCACGTCCCCGGCGGCTGGATCCTCAGCTGGCAGTGTAACTAG